From Butyricimonas paravirosa, one genomic window encodes:
- a CDS encoding HEPN domain-containing protein — protein MKKSIAFLPKKNREDLKYLVELILDKIPVCEMIILYGSYARGTYVSYDEREEFGIPTSFKSDYDILVINSAWGYEKIENKLVSVRNIYDKRGDHRYRVPVQFIHDSIKKVNEDLKYSRYFYTELKRDGIMLYNSGNNKLARRKPLNFGEIKKQGEEYFREKFAKARLFIEQAVFMYDKEEYVMSSFNLHQACENLFSAILLTFTLKNDKEHNLEELFKVSRGYAPELIRVFPIGNEEEERLFKILVCSYIEARYNPEFKVSREDVEDLMVKVEKFGMVTKDVCERGIKEYEGLAKTEKKRR, from the coding sequence ATGAAGAAGTCAATCGCTTTCCTGCCTAAGAAAAATCGGGAAGATCTGAAATACCTCGTTGAGTTAATTCTGGATAAGATTCCGGTGTGCGAAATGATCATCCTTTATGGGAGTTATGCTCGCGGTACTTACGTGAGTTATGATGAGCGCGAAGAATTTGGTATACCTACTTCTTTTAAAAGTGATTATGATATATTGGTCATTAATAGTGCATGGGGCTATGAAAAAATTGAAAATAAGTTGGTAAGCGTTCGCAATATTTACGACAAACGGGGGGATCATCGTTATCGGGTTCCCGTGCAGTTTATTCATGATAGCATAAAGAAAGTAAATGAAGATTTGAAATACAGTCGTTATTTTTATACTGAATTAAAGCGTGATGGGATAATGCTTTATAATAGTGGGAATAATAAACTGGCGAGACGGAAACCATTGAATTTTGGGGAAATAAAGAAACAAGGGGAAGAATATTTTAGAGAAAAATTCGCTAAAGCCAGACTTTTTATAGAGCAAGCTGTTTTTATGTATGATAAGGAAGAATATGTCATGTCTTCTTTTAATTTGCATCAAGCTTGTGAAAATTTGTTCAGCGCAATTTTGTTGACATTTACCCTGAAAAACGATAAGGAGCATAATTTAGAAGAGCTTTTTAAGGTTTCACGCGGATATGCTCCCGAACTGATTCGAGTTTTTCCTATTGGGAATGAAGAAGAAGAACGATTATTTAAAATACTTGTGTGTTCTTACATTGAAGCTCGTTATAATCCGGAATTTAAAGTAAGCCGGGAAGATGTTGAAGACTTGATGGTGAAGGTTGAAAAGTTTGGAATGGTTACAAAGGATGTGTGTGAACGGGGAATAAAGGAGTATGAAGGGTTGGCAAAGACAGAAAAGAAAAGGAGATAA
- a CDS encoding IS256 family transposase, which produces MEFTHEQISEIISEITNGELGLQGLVKQGLESLMLSERDLHNETRGDVSNGFRGRRVCHGGKVFELRVPRSRNNHFYPMLLGVLKDQEEEAQKLVSSLYCSGLTTEQVGKIYEQFYGKHYSKSQVSRLLNTAREDVNAWLGRELDNRYPIIYIDATYVLTRRDDSVSNEAYYTVLGVKEDRTREVLAVVNFPTESATNWKDVFEDLKERGVAVIDLLVCDGLPGIENVLAETFPKADLQLCTVHLKRNIAGKVKPRDKKQVMEELKQVCAPDQWEISPEKAFEKFKEFIARWQKSYPVLKRYCHDRYRFYFTYFKYEREIRGMIYTTNWIERLNRDYKRVINMRGAMPNPQAVILLMGTVAQNADIYKYPIYNFLESRLFY; this is translated from the coding sequence ATGGAATTTACACATGAACAAATCTCGGAAATAATTTCCGAAATCACAAACGGTGAACTAGGTTTACAAGGCTTGGTTAAACAAGGTTTAGAGAGTTTAATGTTATCGGAACGTGATCTTCATAACGAGACACGTGGTGACGTGAGTAACGGTTTTCGTGGTCGTCGAGTATGTCATGGCGGTAAGGTCTTCGAACTTCGGGTCCCGCGTAGTCGTAACAACCATTTTTACCCGATGTTACTGGGGGTGCTAAAAGACCAGGAAGAAGAGGCTCAAAAGCTAGTGAGTAGCCTTTATTGCAGCGGTTTAACCACGGAACAGGTGGGTAAAATTTACGAGCAATTTTACGGCAAACATTACAGTAAAAGCCAGGTTAGCCGCTTGTTGAACACGGCCCGCGAGGATGTAAATGCCTGGCTAGGTCGTGAACTGGATAATCGTTACCCGATAATTTACATCGATGCCACCTATGTCCTCACCCGTCGTGATGATTCCGTTTCCAACGAGGCTTACTACACGGTTTTGGGGGTGAAAGAAGACCGAACCCGCGAGGTGCTGGCCGTGGTGAATTTCCCCACGGAAAGTGCCACGAACTGGAAGGACGTGTTTGAAGACCTCAAGGAAAGAGGCGTGGCCGTGATTGATCTCCTGGTGTGTGATGGATTGCCCGGTATTGAAAACGTGCTGGCAGAAACCTTTCCAAAAGCAGATTTACAATTATGTACCGTGCACCTGAAGAGGAATATAGCTGGGAAAGTCAAGCCCAGGGACAAGAAACAGGTCATGGAAGAACTCAAGCAGGTTTGCGCTCCCGACCAGTGGGAGATCTCCCCGGAAAAGGCTTTCGAAAAATTTAAAGAGTTTATTGCCAGGTGGCAGAAAAGTTATCCCGTTTTGAAAAGATATTGCCACGACAGGTACAGGTTCTATTTCACCTACTTCAAGTACGAGAGGGAAATCAGGGGGATGATTTACACCACAAACTGGATCGAAAGGCTGAACAGGGATTACAAGAGGGTCATCAACATGAGGGGCGCCATGCCAAACCCCCAAGCCGTTATTCTCCTAATGGGAACGGTAGCCCAAAATGCAGATATTTATAAATATCCTATTTATAATTTTTTAGAATCAAGATTATTTTATTGA